One segment of Monomorium pharaonis isolate MP-MQ-018 chromosome 6, ASM1337386v2, whole genome shotgun sequence DNA contains the following:
- the LOC105838872 gene encoding CYFIP-related Rac1 interactor B, whose amino-acid sequence MGKLLSLLARDESTCCTPQKYDVFLDFENAQPSDIERETFEAVQRVLKNSESILEEIQCYKGAGKEIREAISAPTEECQRKAYLTVAPLVAKLKRFYEFSLELERVVPKILGQLCSGNLSPTQHLETQQALVKQLAEILEFVLKFDEYKMKTPAIQNDFSYYRRTLTRASLAHQDNAEKDLVVGNELANRMSLFYAHATPMLRVLSHATITFLIDNEDIARENITETLGTMAKVCLRMLENPNLLAQFQREETQLFVLRVMVGLVILYDHVHPQGAFVKGSNVDVKGCVKLLKDQPPCKSEGLLNALRYTTKHLNEENTPKNIKNLLAA is encoded by the exons ATGGGCAAGCTTTTGAGTCTTTTGGCTCGAGATGAGTCTACCTGTTGCACCCCTCAGAAGTACGACGTCTTCTTGGATTTCGAAA ATGCACAACCATCGGACATCGAACGTGAGACATTCGAGGCGGTGCAGAGAGTGCTGAAAAATTCAGAGTCTATTTTGGAGGAGATACAATGTTACAAAGGAGCTGGGAAAGAAATCAGAGAAGCAATTTCAGCACCCACGGAAGAATGTCAACGGAAAGCATATCTGACCGTAGCACCCCTCGTCGCAAAACTCAAACGGTTCTATGAATTTTCCTTGGAACTCG AAAGGGTTGTGCCGAAAATTCTGGGGCAATTGTGCTCGGGAAATCTCTCGCCGACGCAACATCTGGAAACGCAGCAGGCTCTAGTCAAGCAATTGGCAGAAATATTGGAATTTGTATTAAAGTTCGACGAGTATAAAATGAAAACGCCAGCGATTCAGAACGACTTCAGCTACTATCGTAGAACATTGACGAGGGCTTCACTAGCGCATCAGGACAACGCCGAAAAGGACCTGGTCGTCGGGAACGAACTCGCCAACAGAATGTCCTTGTTTTACGCCCACGCGACACCCATGCTTCGAGTTCTGAGTCACGCGACCATTACTTTCTTGATAGAC aaCGAAGATATAGCAAGGGAAAACATTACAGAAACGCTTGGTACAATGGCAAAAGTGTGTCTTCGAATGTTGGAAAATCC GAATCTGCTGGCGCAATTCCAACGAGAGGAGACTCAACTCTTTGTCTTAAGGGTTATGGTGGGTCTGGTGATCCTCTACGATCATGTACATCCCCAAGGTGCCTTTGTAAAGGGTTCAAACGTGGAT GTCAAAGGCTGTGTGAAGCTGTTAAAGGATCAGCCGCCTTGCAAAAGCGAGGGACTGCTCAACGCCCTCCGCTACACCACAAAGCATTTGAACGAGGAGAACACGCCGAAGAATATAAAGAATCTGCTCGCTGCATGA